Proteins co-encoded in one Juglans regia cultivar Chandler chromosome 16, Walnut 2.0, whole genome shotgun sequence genomic window:
- the LOC109006544 gene encoding protein BASIC PENTACYSTEINE4-like codes for MDDGRKHENGRHKMDYYRESHSPWNMVPQHQLKEPNALVMNKKIMSIISERDAAIHERNAAISEKNEALAARDEALHQRDEALAQRDSALMERDNAFAALQVRDNTMNFPLGGGIQRGTKRMHHLSNHPDNLAEAPYNTKEAQITNAFPITVIASEAVRSHQAKRTKDNKSVCSKQSKSPRNGKKLGEDLNRQAASVGTKYRSEWDGQDVGLNLVIFDESTMPLPVCSCTGVLRQCYKWGNGGWQSSCCTTRMSMYPLPQMPNKRHARVGGRKMSGSVFTRLLSRVAAAGHDLSLPLDLKDSWARHGTNRYITIK; via the exons ATGGATGATGGTCGGAAACATGAAAATGGGAGACATAAAATGGATTATTACAGAGAATCACATTCTCCG TGGAATATGGTGCCCCAGCATCAACTGAAGGAACCAAATGCCTTAGTCATGAATAAGAAGATCATGTCTATTATTTCTGAGAGGGATGCTGCCATTCATGAAAGAAATGCAGCAATATCAGAAAAGAATGAAGCATTGGCTGCCCGAGATGAGGCACTCCATCAACGAGACGAGGCGCTTGCTCAGCGGGATAGTGCCCTAATGGAACGAGACAATGCCTTTGCAGCACTTCAAGTCCGGGATAATACCATGAACTTCCCATTGGGTGGTGGAATTCAGCGTGGTACAAAGCGCATGCACCACCTCTCAAACCATCCAGATAACTTGGCAGAAGCTCCTTACAACACAAAGGAAGCACAGATAACCAATGCCTTCCCAATAACTGTTATAGCTTCTGAAGCTGTCAGGTCACATCAAGCAAAGCGTACAAAGGACAACAAGTCAGTTTGCTCTAAGCAATCGAAGTCTCCGAGAAACGGAAAGAAATTAGGTGAGGATTTGAATAGGCAGGCTGCTTCTGTTGGTACGAAGTATAGATCTGAGTGGGACGGTCAGGATGTGGGCTTGAACCTTGTTATTTTTGACGAGTCTACCATGCCACTGCCAGTTTGCTCTTGCACTGGAGTACTCCGACAATGCTACAAATGGGGGAATGGTGGGTGGCAGTCATCTTGTTGCACCACCAGGATGTCAATGTATCCCCTGCCTCAGATGCCAAATAAGCGCCATGCACGAGTGGGTGGGCGAAAAATGAGTGGAAGTGTCTTTACAAGATTGCTCAGCCGGGTGGCAGCAGCAGGCCATGATCTATCACTACCATTGGATCTCAAGGACTCCTGGGCCAGACACGGAACAAATCGTTACATCACCATCAAGTAG
- the LOC109006543 gene encoding polyprenol reductase 2-like produces MNLWLVGLLRAAWIAGSLPILIASVPSSRLFWFRDALLGFAKRGKTLQSSSKRFTVPQRFFRHFYWVAVVWTTILLGSTWMYAYYTAPLVSEPLLYSDMSSYLTGGSHILSWSKSHAASTKQRFMIWRSVFLLLLMEVQVLRRLVETIYVFNYSPSARMHILGYLTGLFFYTAAPLSLSCNCIPEVYEFLVSEVAEFIVRGKNQMPAIEIHLWEFVNPLMKLGWCQWIGAAIFCWGWIHQQRCHSILGSLRDYMEQVDEYLIPHGDWFESVSSPHYLAEIVIYAGVVVASGGADLTIWLLFAFVVANLVFAAAETHRWYLRKFDNYPSNRLAVIPFLY; encoded by the exons ATGAACTTGTGGCTTGTTGGATTGCTGAGAGCAGCTTGGATTGCTGGGAGTTTGCCTATATTGATAGCTTCCGTGCCGTCTTCTAGGCTGTTTTGGTTTCGTGATGCTCTTTTGGGCTTCGCTAAGCGTGGGAAGACATTGCAGTCTTCGTCGAAG AGATTTACCGTTCCTCAAAGGTTCTTTCGCCACTTTTATTGGGTGGCTGTTGTGTGGACAACAATCCTGCTTGGTTCAACTTGGATGTATGCCTATTACACAGCTCCGTTGGTTTCAGAGCCATTGCTTTACTCCGATATGTCCAGCTACTTGACTGGAGGCTCACATATTTTATCTTGGTCCAAATCACATGCAGCATCAACAAAACAAAGATTTATGATCTGGAgatctgtttttcttcttttgttgatggAAGTTCAAGTTTTGAGACGACTTGTTGAGACAATATACGTGTTCAACTATAGCCCCTCTGCTCGGATGCATATCTTGGGTTATCTAACTGGCCTGTT TTTCTACACAGCAGCACCACTGTCGCTTAGTTGCAATTGCATACCAGAGGTCTATGAATTTCTAGTGAGTGAAGTGGCTGAATTCATTGTCAGAGGCAAAAATCAGATGCCAGCCATTGAAATTCATTTATGGGAATTTGTGAATCCTCTTATGAAGCTTGGGTGGTGCCAGTGGATTGGTGCAGCTATATTTTGTTGGGGATGGATTCATCAGCAGCGTTGTCATTCAATTCTT GGCTCGCTACGCGACTATATGGAACAAGTTGATGAATATTTAATCCCCCATGGTGATTGGTtcgaaagtgtttcatctccgCACTATCTGGCTGAGATT GTCATCTATGCTGGTGTTGTGGTTGCCAGTGGAGGAGCAGATCTCACCATATGGTTACTTTTTGCGTTTGTG GTGGCGAATTTGGTGTTTGCAGCAGCAGAAACACATAGGTGGTACCTTCGCAAATTTGACAATTACCCAAGCAACCGGCTTGCTGTTATTCCATTTCTTTACTGA
- the LOC109006545 gene encoding uncharacterized protein LOC109006545 has translation MGDTEETNSDTMQRLHSSFGTSSSSILKQHLSMDQLNIRQLSPSVNRARHFQPNFSGDSTKRIGIPPSHPHQIPPISPYSQIPVSRPVNQQTGSQNFSPGPAHSRSLSQPSFFSLDSLPPLSPSVFRDSSSTSISDAVPGDVSMEDRNAGSRSLLPPSPYSRGDASRVGDSLPPRKTHRRSNSDIPYGFSSIMQSSPPLVPLRVAGGLERSLSGREPAQPVKKESSWGKGGEINTEGMDERKSEGEVVDDLFSAYMNLDNLDALNSSGTDYKNGNENREDLDSRASGTKTNGGDSSDNEAESSVNESGGNMQRAGLNSSAGRKEGIKRSAGGDIAPTTRHYRSLSMDSFVGKLHFGDESPKLPPSPGTRPGQLSPSNSVDGNSAAFSLEFGNGEFSGAELKKIMANEKLADIALMDPKRAKRILANRQSAARSKERKMRYISELEHKVQTLQTEATTLSAQLTLLQRDSVGLSNQNNELKFRLQAMEQQAQLRDALNDALTTEVQRLKLATTELSGENPSKCMVPQLSVNAQMFQLQQPSSTQHNIHQLQQQQQPRNENSNTTSKPESLQ, from the exons ATGGGTGACACGGAAGAAACTAATAGTGATACGATGCAAAGACTTCATTCTTCATTtggaacttcttcttcttccattttaaAGCAACATTTATCAATGGATCAACTCAATATACGCCAATTGAGCCCTTCAGTTAACCGTGCCCGCCATTTTCAGCCAAATTTTAGTGGAGATAGTACCAAAAGAATTGGTATACCGCCTTCGCACCCCCATCAGATCCCACCCATCTCGCCGTATTCTCAGATCCCGGTGTCCCGGCCGGTAAACCAGCAGACGGGTTCTCAGAATTTTAGCCCGGGGCCCGCTCATTCGCGGTCCTTGTCACAGCCGTCGTTCTTTTCGCTTGATTCATTGCCCCCCCTGAGCCCGTCTGTGTTTCGTGACTCCTCATCCACGTCGATTTCTGATGCGGTGCCGGGTGATGTGTCCATGGAGGATCGGAATGCGGGATCGCGTTCTTTGTTGCCTCCCTCACCTTATTCGAGGGGAGATGCTTCCCGGGTTGGGGATAGTTTACCCCCTCGGAAAACGCATAGAAGGTCTAATAGTGATATTCCATATGGGTTCTCTAGTATAATGCAATCTTCACCGCCCCTCGTTCCTTTGAGAGTAGCTGGTGGTTTAGAGAGGTCGTTGTCTGGAAGAGAGCCTGCTCAACCGGTTAAAAAGGAATCGAGTTGGGGGAAAGGTGGTGAAATCAATACCGAAGGTATGGATGAGAGGAAATCAGAAGGGGAAGTTGTGGATGATCTGTTTTCTGCATATATGAATTTGGATAACCTTGATGCATTGAACTCTTCGGGAACAGATTACAAGAATGGAAATGAGAATCGCGAGGACTTGGATAGTAGAGCAAGTGGGACAAAGACTAATGGAGGTGATAGCAGTGATAACGAAGCAGAAAGCAGTGTGAATGAAAGTGGGGGCAACATGCAGAGGGCAGGACTAAATTCTTCAGCTGGGAGGAAGGAAGGGATAAAAAGGAGTGCAGGGGGAGATATTGCCCCAACTACCAGACACTACAGAAGTCTTTCTATGGACAGCTTCGTAGGGAAGTTGCACTTCGGTGATGAGTCACCGAAACTGCCACCTTCACCTGGAACTCGTCCTGGACAATTGTCACCCAGCAATTCAGTTGATGGTAATTCGGCTGCCTTTAGTTTGGAGTTTGGAAATGGCGAGTTTAGCGGGGCAGAACTGAAGAAAATTATGGCAAATGAAAAACTTGCTGATATTGCGTTGATGGACCCAAAGCGCGCGAAAAG GATTTTGGCAAATCGTCAATCAGCTGCTCGTTCCAAAGAACGGAAGATGCGGTACATTTCAGAGTTGGAACATAAGGTTCAGACTCTACAGACAGAAGCTACCACATTGTCTGCACAGCTTACCTTATTACAG AGAGATTCTGTTGGTCTATCGAACCAGAATAACGAATTGAAGTTCCGTCTCCAAGCAATGGAACAACAGGCACAACTCCGAGATG CTTTAAACGATGCCTTAACAACCGAGGTCCAACGGTTGAAGCTAGCTACGACAGAGTTGAGTGGGGAGAACCCTTCAAAGTGCATGGTTCCACAGCTTTCTGTTAATGCTCAAATGTTCCAGTTGCAGCAGCCTTCTTCTACCCAGCACAACATTCATCAGTtgcaacagcagcagcagccacGGAACGAGAATAGTAACACAACCTCGAAACCCGAATCCCTCCAATAG
- the LOC109006542 gene encoding V-type proton ATPase 16 kDa proteolipid subunit-like: MSPFSGDETAPFFGFLGAAAALVFSCMGAAYGTAKSGVGVASMGVMRPELVMKSIVPVVMAGVLGIYGLIIAVIISTGINPKAKSYYLFDGYAHLSSGLACGLAGLSAGMAIGIVGDAGVRANAQQPKLFVGMILILIFAEALALYGLIVGIILSSRAGQSRAD; the protein is encoded by the exons ATGTCTCCTTTCAGCGGCGATGAAACGGCACCGTTCTTCGGCTTCCTTGGCGCCGCTGCTGCTCTTGTTTTCTCCT GTATGGGAGCTGCCTATGGGACTGCAAAGAGTGGTGTTGGTGTGGCTTCAATGGGTGTGATGAGGCCTGAATTGGTGATGAAGTCCATTGTCCCAGTTGTTATGGCTGGAGTTCTGGGTATTTACGGCCTTATTATTGCAGTTATCATCAGTACCGGGATTAACCCAAAGGCCAAGTCCTATTACCTGTTTGATGGTTATGCACATCTCTCGTCTGGGCTTGCTTGTGGTCTTGCTGGCCTCTCTGCTGGTATGGCAATTGGTATTGTTGGTGATGCTGGtgttag AGCTAATGCACAGCAGCCAAAACTTTTCGTTGGAATGATTCTTATTCTCATATTTGCCGAAGCACTTGCCCTCTATGGTCTTATTGTCGGCATTATCTTGTCTTCAAGAGCTGGCCAGTCCAGAGCAGACTAA